From a single Desulfobacterales bacterium genomic region:
- a CDS encoding PilZ domain-containing protein: MDAKSSIIQGLPFISIVLALLFFIFLRVVSRYKKQVLGDADGKNVQHLQFEVKEVTAQAERVQLKRPALIEKPAGVMKVGIKELTTSGAFVTCPQPLPVGVSFTIKILLHHRQAHRFHAEVIWNNQNVIEEEIVVRGMKVRFLQLTETERKMIDDIIALRLQVHS; this comes from the coding sequence ATGGACGCAAAGAGTTCAATCATACAGGGCTTGCCGTTTATATCGATCGTATTAGCCCTGCTGTTTTTCATTTTTTTGCGGGTGGTGTCGCGCTATAAAAAGCAAGTCTTGGGCGACGCCGACGGCAAAAACGTGCAACATCTACAATTTGAAGTCAAAGAGGTAACCGCACAAGCTGAAAGGGTTCAGCTCAAGCGTCCCGCCCTGATTGAAAAGCCTGCGGGCGTGATGAAAGTCGGCATAAAAGAGCTCACGACCAGCGGTGCCTTTGTCACCTGCCCCCAGCCATTGCCGGTTGGCGTGTCTTTTACGATCAAAATCTTACTGCACCACCGCCAAGCGCATCGCTTTCACGCTGAGGTCATCTGGAACAATCAGAATGTCATTGAGGAAGAAATCGTCGTGCGTGGCATGAAGGTAAGATTTTTGCAGTTGACGGAAACTGAGCGCAAAATGATTGATGACATCATTGCCCTGCGCCTGCAGGTCCATAGCTAG
- a CDS encoding prepilin-type N-terminal cleavage/methylation domain-containing protein — MKRIANNTDGAVTNGSGGFTLVELMIVIAIIGILAAIAVPNYMRYRKKAAISEIAANLKNFKTGFIAFAVENEWYPDDCHTDNGPYGLPDQLDGVPITDMEDYIMVDEWSTPTYLGGRYNWEGPDTYWPTYPDGNGYFGISIDGATASQKDLRFLDGLLDDGDLSTGEFRLTPNSRYTYIFEES, encoded by the coding sequence ATGAAGCGCATTGCGAACAATACAGATGGGGCCGTTACAAACGGTTCCGGCGGATTTACCCTGGTGGAACTGATGATCGTGATTGCCATCATCGGCATTCTTGCGGCCATTGCTGTCCCCAATTATATGCGCTACCGTAAAAAAGCCGCAATATCTGAAATTGCAGCTAATCTTAAAAACTTTAAGACAGGATTTATTGCTTTTGCGGTCGAAAATGAATGGTATCCGGATGATTGCCACACCGACAACGGCCCATACGGTCTGCCGGACCAGTTAGATGGGGTTCCGATCACAGATATGGAAGACTATATTATGGTTGATGAATGGTCAACGCCAACATATTTAGGGGGCAGGTATAACTGGGAGGGACCGGATACCTATTGGCCTACTTATCCGGATGGAAATGGATATTTCGGCATCTCTATAGACGGGGCCACCGCCTCTCAAAAGGATTTGCGATTTCTGGACGGATTGCTCGATGACGGTGATCTGTCCACCGGTGAATTCCGGCTAACACCCAATAGCCGCTACACTTACATATTCGAGGAATCATAG
- a CDS encoding winged helix-turn-helix domain-containing protein, which translates to MENLLSGLIASKTRVKLLMRFFFNPQARSYLRELAKEFNVSTNAVREELNQLKKTDLLKSEKNGRQVVYKANTRHALFPELKSMVSKVMGIDQVIDSIIERLGNLESAYLIDDYAEGKDTGIIDIILVGDIDHYHLNDLSRKTERYIKRKIRSLVLRPDEFKAFLPRLENRPKVLIWESSNRR; encoded by the coding sequence TTGGAAAATCTTTTGTCAGGACTGATCGCATCTAAAACGCGGGTTAAATTGCTGATGCGTTTCTTTTTTAATCCGCAAGCAAGATCCTATTTAAGGGAACTGGCCAAAGAATTCAATGTATCGACCAACGCCGTTCGAGAGGAGCTTAATCAACTTAAAAAAACCGACCTGCTCAAATCCGAAAAAAACGGCCGCCAGGTGGTCTACAAAGCCAACACCCGCCATGCGCTTTTTCCGGAGCTAAAATCGATGGTCAGCAAGGTGATGGGTATCGACCAGGTCATTGACAGCATTATCGAACGCCTGGGAAACCTTGAAAGCGCTTACCTGATCGATGACTATGCTGAAGGCAAAGATACCGGCATCATCGATATCATTCTGGTGGGTGATATCGATCATTACCATCTCAATGATCTCAGCCGAAAAACCGAACGCTATATCAAACGTAAAATTCGTTCATTGGTTTTACGTCCGGATGAATTCAAGGCCTTTCTACCCAGATTAGAAAACCGACCCAAGGTACTAATTTGGGAATCCTCAAATAGGCGGTAA
- a CDS encoding flippase, with product MAIVRKIAENTLWLFLGRVVIGILHLATMVLLARYLGVADYGKFVFAMAFLAFFNVISIFGIDTVLIREISRNKTAASRLIGCGFFVKIFFSFFAITLTILLTFFLDIPSESSKVIFILSITIWFNIFRTPKVIFEAHLKSIYLVLIELTGKVLALIFIYIASVFGFNLYFVALTLIISEIPPLILFFKKAKCFTAISLIWDTRTIRYLLKECWPLAIMALFVTLYYRVDTIMLSFLKGDEAVGFYNGAYIILSSLLLLPDAYVRSVFPLMSDFYQTGIASLAKTFIRSFKYLITAAILIVCVGFMLSKEIILFLYGEAFLPSARALEILIFAGGIIFISTLVSTTLTAVNKQKINMWLSLVNVVCNIILNLLLIPMWSYIGASIATVITESIGCIFAFAFNMKNFNISFLKWSYFHHLKICIPIALSLFLIKALSSLHLLLIIPLVTLIYFLALLILQWFDDEDKSLIKQMLKG from the coding sequence ATGGCTATCGTACGAAAAATTGCAGAAAATACGCTTTGGTTATTCCTGGGCAGGGTTGTGATCGGAATTTTACACCTGGCTACAATGGTTCTGCTGGCCAGATATTTGGGTGTAGCAGATTACGGTAAATTCGTATTCGCAATGGCATTTCTGGCGTTTTTTAACGTCATAAGCATATTTGGTATCGATACAGTATTAATCCGAGAAATTTCTAGAAACAAAACAGCGGCCTCACGATTGATAGGTTGCGGTTTTTTTGTCAAAATTTTTTTTTCATTTTTTGCTATCACTTTAACCATTTTACTCACCTTTTTTTTAGACATACCGTCTGAATCATCAAAAGTTATCTTTATCCTTTCCATAACTATCTGGTTTAACATTTTCAGAACGCCTAAAGTCATTTTCGAAGCACACCTCAAATCAATTTATTTGGTGTTAATTGAATTAACGGGTAAGGTCCTGGCCCTGATTTTTATTTATATTGCAAGTGTATTTGGATTCAACTTATATTTTGTTGCTCTGACCCTGATTATTTCTGAAATTCCTCCTTTAATACTTTTCTTTAAAAAAGCAAAATGCTTCACTGCAATATCATTAATCTGGGATACACGAACAATTAGATATCTTCTAAAAGAATGCTGGCCACTGGCAATAATGGCATTGTTTGTGACACTTTATTACCGAGTAGATACGATAATGTTATCCTTTTTAAAAGGAGATGAAGCCGTCGGTTTCTATAATGGCGCGTATATCATTTTAAGCAGCCTGCTTTTATTACCTGATGCCTATGTCAGGTCCGTTTTTCCATTGATGAGTGACTTTTATCAAACAGGTATTGCATCACTAGCAAAAACGTTTATCCGTTCTTTCAAATACCTAATAACGGCAGCCATACTGATCGTTTGTGTGGGCTTTATGTTATCCAAAGAAATTATTCTATTTTTATACGGTGAAGCGTTTCTTCCATCAGCCCGTGCTTTGGAAATTTTAATTTTTGCAGGTGGAATTATATTCATAAGCACGCTTGTTTCCACCACGTTGACAGCAGTAAACAAACAAAAGATTAACATGTGGCTTTCTTTGGTAAATGTTGTGTGCAATATCATTCTAAACCTACTTCTAATCCCCATGTGGAGCTACATTGGCGCGAGCATCGCCACCGTAATCACTGAAAGTATCGGATGCATCTTTGCGTTCGCATTTAATATGAAAAATTTTAATATTTCTTTTCTTAAGTGGTCATATTTTCATCATCTCAAAATTTGCATCCCGATAGCACTATCGTTATTTTTAATAAAAGCGTTAAGCAGCCTCCACCTTCTATTGATTATTCCCCTTGTCACCCTGATATATTTTCTTGCTTTACTTATTCTTCAGTGGTTTGATGATGAAGACAAATCATTGATAAAACAGATGTTGAAAGGTTGA
- a CDS encoding radical SAM protein, whose protein sequence is MKVLLINPPTFQEEKPSIPPLGLAYIAGVLRERHFEVDIIDFDLERDKFRNLAKIIDDFCPDILGIAALTLQVDNAYTIAKIVKQKSPEILVVVGGPHPSSLPERTLREAKGNIDIVVIGEGEYTFLEIVKGKNLEDIEGIFYQKNNRIFKNALRPPIANLDELPMPARDLLPIHKYRGWGPLKKTPTTHLIASRGCPFDCIFCSEKSVFGNRHRKRGPQKIVDEIEYLVNTYGMRELAFYDDLFTLNKTQVLNICKEIQNRKLKIDWKTLSRVNTVDAEMLTSMKASGCWLISYGFESGSQEILNNIRKKQTIEQCLQAAELTRKAGIKFFGFFMLGNVGETEKTICQTIQLAQKLRPDYFQFTIVRPDPGSYLYNLYRNDIENAKISWKEYYAFPKKENKMPVVGTELSTVKLFQYKDAAYMYMSKKALLKNLIKGFIATDVYRIKKAFAILMKPQRCSL, encoded by the coding sequence ATGAAAGTTTTACTTATAAATCCCCCAACTTTTCAAGAAGAAAAACCTTCAATCCCGCCGCTTGGTTTAGCATATATCGCCGGTGTTCTCCGTGAAAGGCATTTTGAGGTTGACATTATTGACTTCGACTTAGAGAGGGACAAGTTTCGAAACCTTGCAAAAATAATAGATGATTTCTGCCCGGACATATTGGGAATCGCAGCGCTGACTCTTCAGGTTGACAACGCATACACAATAGCAAAGATTGTAAAGCAAAAATCTCCTGAAATTCTTGTTGTCGTTGGCGGTCCCCACCCCTCCTCGTTGCCGGAAAGAACTTTGAGAGAAGCAAAAGGCAATATCGATATTGTCGTAATCGGCGAAGGAGAATATACTTTTCTTGAAATTGTAAAAGGGAAAAACCTAGAAGATATCGAAGGTATATTTTACCAAAAGAACAACCGCATTTTTAAAAATGCACTTCGCCCACCCATTGCCAATTTAGACGAATTGCCGATGCCGGCAAGAGACCTTTTGCCTATACATAAATACAGAGGATGGGGCCCCTTAAAGAAGACACCCACCACGCACTTGATTGCCTCACGAGGGTGTCCTTTTGACTGTATATTTTGTTCGGAAAAATCTGTTTTCGGCAATCGTCACCGCAAAAGAGGTCCCCAAAAAATAGTCGATGAAATTGAATATCTAGTAAACACATATGGTATGCGGGAATTGGCGTTTTATGATGACCTTTTCACTTTAAATAAAACGCAGGTTTTAAATATCTGCAAGGAAATCCAGAATCGAAAACTCAAGATCGATTGGAAAACCCTCAGTCGGGTCAACACCGTTGATGCTGAGATGCTGACATCCATGAAAGCATCCGGTTGTTGGCTGATTTCCTACGGCTTTGAGTCCGGATCACAAGAAATTTTGAACAATATTCGGAAGAAGCAAACTATCGAACAATGCCTACAAGCAGCTGAACTGACCAGAAAAGCAGGTATTAAATTTTTTGGCTTCTTTATGCTTGGAAATGTCGGGGAAACCGAAAAGACCATCTGCCAGACAATTCAGCTGGCACAAAAATTACGACCGGATTACTTTCAGTTTACCATTGTACGACCCGACCCGGGTTCATATCTCTATAATTTATACCGAAATGATATTGAAAATGCGAAAATATCCTGGAAAGAATATTATGCATTTCCAAAAAAAGAAAACAAAATGCCGGTTGTTGGAACCGAACTTTCAACAGTGAAACTGTTTCAGTATAAAGATGCCGCATATATGTATATGAGTAAAAAAGCGCTGTTGAAAAATTTAATTAAAGGCTTCATCGCAACAGATGTATATCGGATTAAAAAAGCATTTGCAATTTTAATGAAGCCCCAGAGGTGTTCGCTATGA
- a CDS encoding SDR family oxidoreductase — protein MKSQLKGKTVLITGISRGIGRELAYKFASKGAHIIGAARNKAQVDLLIKELTDKFEIKGLSIEGNVSRPNEVDDIVKKAINTFSRIDILINNAGVGSFNFVTNFENDSWNEMIAVNLTGTYLCVKAALPFMLKQKNGAIINISSICGIEAYAECAGYCASKYGIVGFSEALAKEVTSENVIIYVLCPDIVDTGFANNRNANLTDKEKMLSTGEIATVATDLLEQKSKSQICLIKIHLLTRIFRKFGIEKRKVKVKRIRYI, from the coding sequence ATGAAGAGCCAATTAAAAGGAAAAACCGTTTTAATTACTGGCATTTCGCGTGGAATCGGTCGTGAGCTGGCGTATAAATTCGCCTCTAAGGGAGCACACATTATAGGAGCGGCGCGTAATAAAGCTCAGGTTGATCTGCTTATTAAAGAATTAACGGATAAATTTGAAATAAAAGGCCTGTCCATTGAAGGCAATGTATCAAGACCAAACGAAGTAGACGATATTGTCAAAAAAGCGATCAACACGTTTTCCAGGATTGATATATTGATCAACAATGCCGGTGTTGGCAGTTTTAATTTTGTTACCAATTTTGAGAATGATTCATGGAATGAAATGATTGCAGTCAATCTGACCGGAACCTATTTATGTGTTAAAGCCGCCCTGCCGTTTATGTTGAAGCAGAAAAATGGTGCTATTATTAATATTTCATCGATATGCGGTATAGAGGCTTACGCTGAATGTGCCGGTTATTGTGCTTCAAAGTACGGCATTGTTGGGTTCAGCGAGGCGCTTGCGAAGGAAGTTACAAGTGAAAATGTTATTATCTATGTTTTATGTCCCGATATAGTTGACACCGGTTTTGCGAATAATAGAAACGCCAATCTAACAGATAAGGAAAAGATGCTCTCCACCGGCGAGATTGCAACCGTGGCCACTGATTTACTTGAACAGAAGTCAAAATCACAAATTTGTTTGATTAAAATACATTTGCTAACAAGGATCTTTCGCAAATTCGGTATTGAAAAAAGAAAAGTAAAAGTAAAAAGGATTCGATATATATGA